AACACCTGTTTTCATCGAGAAAGCAAAAGGTGCTTATTTATGGGATGTAGATGGTAAGCGTTATGTTGACTATGTTGGTTCTTGGGGACCAATGATTTTGGGTCATGCTCATCCAGAAATTATTAAAGCAGTACAAACAGCCGCAGAAGATGGTTTAAGTTTTGGTGCGCCAACCGTACACGAAACAACATTGGCAGATATTATTTGTGAAATCATGCCATCAATTGAATTGGTGCGTATGACGAACTCTGGTACAGAAGCGACCATGACGGCTATTCGTTTAGCGCGTGGTTACACTGGCCGTGACAAGATCGTGAAGTTTGAAGGTTGTTACCACGGTCACTCTGACTCACTTTTAGTAAAAGCAGGTTCAGGCTTACTGACTTTAGGTGAGGGTGAACCGACTTCAAAGGGTGTTCCTGTTGATTTTGCTAAACACACTTTAACGTTACCTTACAACGATATTGCAGCATTAAAAGAATGTTTTGCCAAATTTGGTCATGAAATTGCTGGCGTTATTATTGAGCCTGTCGCGGGTAACATGAATATGGTGAAACCAATCGACGGTTTCTTACAAGCTATTCGTGATGTGTGTGATGAATATAAATCTGTATTTATTATTGATGAAGTGATGACAGGTTTCCGTGTTGCTTTAGGTGGTGCTCAATCGGTTTATAACGTTAAACCTGATTTAACAACTTTAGGCAAAATTATTGGTGCTGGTTTACCTGTAGGTGCATTTGGTGGTAAGCGTGAAATCATGGAATGTATCGCACCTTTAGGCGGCGTATACCAAGCAGGTACATTGTCTGGAAACCCACTTGCTATGCGCGCGGGTATCGAGATGTTTAAACATTTACGCCAACCAGACTTTTACAGCAATTTATCTGCTCAACTTGAAAAGTTACTTGCAGGCTTACAAGCCGCAGCTAATGAAGCAGGTATTCCATTTAAAACTCAGCAAGCTGGTGCAATGTTCGGTCTTTACTTTACAGACCAAGAAGACATTACAAGTTTTGACTCTATGTTGGCGTGTGATATTGAAGCTTTCAAAAAGTTCTTCCATGGCATGTTAAAGCGTGGAGTAAACTTGGCACCTTCAGCATTTGAAGCAGGCTTTATTTCATCTGCTCACTCTGATGAAGATATCGAATATACGATTCAAGCTGCCAAAGAAACTTTCGCTGAAATGAAGTAAGCAAAAAAGCCCGTTTAAAACGGGCTTTTTAATTTGAGCTATTTTTATATTTGTAGAGAACAATGTTTTATCCCTTACCTCGAAAAATCCAATTAGCAGCAAATACTTCAAATTGGTCGATTGAGTCTACGCAAAGTATTTTGCTCATGGTTGGGCTAAATGAACTTGAAAAATCACCTGACTGGGCACACCAGCCATTAGCTGATCATTTAGAATTGCTAAGTAAAAGAGCACAAGCACTCGAAATTCCAGTTATTTTTATTGATGCATCTCAGCTTCAACAAACCATGTTGCAGTTAGGGCAGCGACTGTCATCAAATAGCAAAGCCCAAGTTGTGATGGCTGGTGATTTGTCACCTCTGTTTAAACAAGTCATGCAGCTTGTTTTATCTATTACCGATTATGTAGCTATTGTAAATGATGCGATCTTGGCGGCGAATCTAGAGCAGCACATTCAATGGGTTGAAAAGATCAGTTTTGACCATATAAAACATTTAAATACACAGACCTTAATGCGCCTATGGTCTTTAAGTGCGCCGTCTGAATATATTTTGTCGGATAAAGGAATCTTATTGGCAATTGCTGAACAAGTGGGGCGACACCCGATGGAGATTCATCCTGAAATTGATTTACGAAACTACGGTTTAGATCAGTCTGCTGTTGATTATCTGGTCGAACTGTGGCGTGCGAATGGTGCGAGCTTGAGCACTGAAGAGATAATGCAAGCACCGACATTGCAGCATATTATGCAGTTATTGAAGCCTTGATTAACTATAGACTCCAAGTGATCCATAATATTTGCAAATTATGCTGTTAATTTACCCGAACGGCATTGTAATTCGGACGTAAGCTTTTTATTATTGCCCGCTTGTTTTTCATCTTGCCTTGGGAATACAACTTTGAGTGATTTTCTAAGTGAACATCTGATCTATCGTGATGATGATTTTATGGTGATTCATAAACCTTCGGACATCTTGAGTGTTCCTGGTAAAGGTGATTTACATGATAGCGTTTTGACAAGGTTGGTTGCGATTGAACCTAAAACTTTGCTCATTCATCGTCTAGACCGAGATACTTCAGGTATTTTAGTATTTGGTTTATCAAAGCGCGGTCAAAGTGCGATTGCGCGTCAATTTCAAGATCGTCAGACTTCAAAAATATATGAAGCGCTTGTCGCAGGTCATTTAGAGGGTGAGGGGACAGTAGATATTCCTGTCATCTATGATCCAAGCCGACCACCTTTACATATTGTCGACGCTTCTCACAACAAACCTGCTTTAACACATTGGCAGGCAGTAGAACATTTTCAGATTCAGGGACAGCCTGTAACTCGTGTGAAATTAACACCAATTACGGGCCGATCCCATCAACTCCGTGTACACATGCAATATCTTGGGCATCCAATTGTAGGTGACACGCTGTATGCAACATCGGAGCAACAACTTGTTCCGCGTTTATGTTTGCATGCCAAACAGTTAAGTTTTAATCATCCTGTCACAGCAGAAACATTAACTTTTGACTGTCCTGTACCGTTTTAATGTAAAAATTTTAATGCGTGATTTTTTGTAGCAAAGTCATTTAATTGGTTTTTGCTTCAAAATTTTGCTTTAAAGACTACATAAAAAGATGCAAAAATAAGCTAATTTGCATCGTACAATATGTAGTGCGAACTTGAGAGAAAGGTGGAAAAATTGCAGCAGTATGCTATTGGTCAACGTTGGCTATCAGACACAGAAACTGAACTCGGTTTAGGTGTGCTTATTGATGTAGATGAAAGATCTGTCAGCATTTTATTCCCCAAAAGTGATGAGACACGTGTCTATGCACGTAATAATGCTCCACTATCTCGTATCATCTTTAACACAAATGATGAAGTTCAAGACCAAGAAGGCAAGAAGTGGATTGTTGAGTCTGTTGAAGACCGACATGGTGTTTTGCGTTACAACGTTGTTCGTACTTTAGAAAATGGCGAGCAAGATCGTAAAGCGCTGAATGAAACACGTATCGGTGCACAAATTCAGTTATCGAAACCTTTAGATCGTTTGCTTGCAAGTCAGGTCGACTATAAAGAGTGGTATGACCTGCGTATTGAAGCGATGCTTATGCAAGCACAAATGCAGAATAGCCCTCTACGTGGCATGGTTGGGGCCCGTGTTGGTTTAATTCCACATCAGCTTTATATCGCACACGAAGTTGGTAAACGTTTTGCACCTCGTGTTTTACTTGCCGATGAAGTGGGCTTGGGTAAAACAATTGAAGCTGGCTTAATTATCCACCAACAGCTTAAAACCGGTCGCTCAGAACGAATTCTTATTTTAGTCCCTGATTCTTTACAGTATCAGTGGATGATTGAAATGCGCCGTCGTTTTAACTTGCAATTCTCTCTGTTTGATTTAACACGTACCGCATCTATTAAAGAACATGATCCAGAACTTAACCCGTTCTTGACTGAGCAATGCATTATTGCCAGCGTTGACTTAATGGTTGACCATGATGATTTACGTGAGCAAGCCATAGAAGCTGGCTTCGATTTGCTCGTGGTTGATGAAGCACATCATTTGATGTGGAGCGAAGAAGAAGGCGGTAATGATCGCTACGATTTAATTGAAGAGCTTGCTGAAAATACCGCTGGGGTGTTATTGCTTACAGCAACACCTGAACAGCTTGGTGTGGAAAGTCATTTCGCACGTTTACGTTTACTTGATCCGCAGCGTTTTAGTAGTTTAGAGCGCTTCTTAGATGAAGAAACTCAATACCAGCAGACTGCAAAAATTGCTGAAGTACTCATGTCTGATCAGCCTTTAGCTCCAGAGCATTTATCTGCTTTAGAAGGCTTATTAGGTCACAGTATTGAAGACCAACCTGACCAACGCTTTAGAGCAATTCACGAATTATTAGACCGTCACGGTACAGGTCGTATTTTATTCCGTAATACGCGTGAAGCAATTCAAGGCTTCCCAGGGCGTGATTGTCAGCCAGCACCATTACCAGCACCAGAAGATTGGTCAAAAGATGGGAAACTGCGTGAGCAAATGTGGCCAGAAGAAGCACAACTTGATGGTTCGTGGATGCAAAATGACCCACGTGTGCTATGGGTAATGGAAATTCTGCGCAAAGATCTCAAGCATAAAAAAGTGCTTTTAATTGCGCGTAGTGGACCAGTTGTTGAAGCTCTAGAAAATGTATTGCGTTTGCATGCAGGCATACGTACTGCAATGTTCCATGAAGGCATGAGCTTACTTGAACGTGACCAAGCAGCGGCTTATTTTGCTGAAGAAAGCTATGGTGCACAAATTCTCCTGTGTTCGGAAATTGGTTCGGAAGGTCGTAATTTTCAATTTGCCAGTGATCTAATTTTATTTGATTTGCCAGCGAACCCAGATGTTTTAGAGCAACGTATTGGACGTCTAGATCGTATTGGTCAAGAAAACCGTATTCAGATTCATGTGCCATATCTTGTTGGAACAGCTCAAGAGCGTATGTTCCGTTGGTACAATGAAGCGCTTAATATTTTCAGCAATATTTCGCCAACAGCCCAAACGCTGCAAGAAAACTTTATTGTTGAATTGAAAGACTGTTTGCTTGCAGACCAAGGTCAAACATTTGAAGATTTGCTTGAAGAAGTGAATGTTCAGCGTCAAGCTTTAGAAGCTGAACTTCAAGCGGGCCGAGATCGTTTACTTGAATATAACTCATGTCGTCCTATCGTGGCGCAAGAGATTGTTCAGGCACTTGAGGATTATGATGACAACACAACGCTACCAATGTTTGTGAAGCGTTTCATGTCTTCAACCAATATCGACTTTGATGAGCAAAGTAACGGTACTGTGATTATTCGTCCAACAGACCAAATGCAAGTGCAAGGTTTGGCACTAGACGAAGAAGGTATGACCGCTACTTTCTATCGCGATCAGGCTCAGCTTCGTGAAGATGCCCAATATTTAACTTTAGAGCATCCATTCATTGAAAGTGTGATGGAAATGATTCGTACGCAATCATTTGGTAGTACTAATGTTGCTGTACTCAAATCTAATGCGTTAAAGCAGGGTTCAGTATTAATTGAAGTATGGTTTAAAGTCGATGTAGTTGCGCCTAAGGCGTTGAACTTACCATCGAGCTTGCCTAAGCAGCTTATTCGTGTGCTATTAAGCGAAACTGGTCAAGATTTGTCTGAAAAAATTGATCCAGCAATTTTGAAACCATATTTACATCACTTAGATGGCAATAGCTGTCGTCAGGTGGTTAAAGCTCGCCGTGATATTATTGAGCAACGTTATAAACAAGCGTTGGATATCGCGAAAGTTGATTTGCCACAGCTTCAGCAGCAAGCAAAAGAACACTATGGCAATAAATGGCAATATGAAATTGACCGTTTAACTTATTTAAAACAGTTCAATCCAAGTATTCGTCAAGATGAAATTGAACGTTTACAAAAGCTGCAAAAAGAAGGCTTGAGCTTGCTTGATGGTTTAACTGTTACACCAGAAGCGATTCAAGTATTAGTTGTGGTTAAGCCATAATTAACTCAAACTAAAAAAAGCGCCTAGAGGGCGGCTTTTTTTATAGATAGATTTTGAATTAGATGAGACCCGCATCTTTTAATTCTAATTTTAAATATGCATAGAAAATTGGAGCTGCGATTAAACCTCCTAAGCCAAAAATTGACTCAAATACTAGCATTGCTAATAAAATCTCCCATGCATTTGCATTGATTTTATGCCCAATAATTTTAGCGTTAATAAAATATTCAAGTTTATGAACCAGAACGAGATAAAGTAATGCTGCACCTGCGAGTCCGAGTGAAACAGTAAGCGCGGCAATGAACGTCAATGTATTGGAAATAAGATTACCTAAAATTGGAATCAGTCCAAACATGAAGGTCAAAATAGTAAGCGTTTTGGCAAAAGGAAGATGCACTCCCCAAAGCGGTAATAAAACAAATGCAAATAAAATAAAGAGCAGCGTATTAATTGCTGAAATTTTTATTTGTGCAAAAACAACATTTTTAAATGAAATTGATAGTTTCTGAATACGTTGGATCAGAAGAGATTTAAAAACAGGTTGGGGGGTACGGCGGTGAAAACCATGTATAGCGACCAAAATACC
This genomic stretch from Acinetobacter oleivorans DR1 harbors:
- a CDS encoding AI-2E family transporter encodes the protein MQNLNNRQSLIASYILMGIFLLSVIPLHLLASFFAGFLIYEIIISLSSVVERYIDGQRARIFISILLSIITISLIAFFFTSLISFVVHDLKGVGIHNINSKVDQTLLHLQAEISKYLPGYIPDSVTELKDEIFAFMKDNVTILKNTSSDILHNFVTMVMGLIIGILVAIHGFHRRTPQPVFKSLLIQRIQKLSISFKNVVFAQIKISAINTLLFILFAFVLLPLWGVHLPFAKTLTILTFMFGLIPILGNLISNTLTFIAALTVSLGLAGAALLYLVLVHKLEYFINAKIIGHKINANAWEILLAMLVFESIFGLGGLIAAPIFYAYLKLELKDAGLI
- the rapA gene encoding RNA polymerase-associated protein RapA: MEKLQQYAIGQRWLSDTETELGLGVLIDVDERSVSILFPKSDETRVYARNNAPLSRIIFNTNDEVQDQEGKKWIVESVEDRHGVLRYNVVRTLENGEQDRKALNETRIGAQIQLSKPLDRLLASQVDYKEWYDLRIEAMLMQAQMQNSPLRGMVGARVGLIPHQLYIAHEVGKRFAPRVLLADEVGLGKTIEAGLIIHQQLKTGRSERILILVPDSLQYQWMIEMRRRFNLQFSLFDLTRTASIKEHDPELNPFLTEQCIIASVDLMVDHDDLREQAIEAGFDLLVVDEAHHLMWSEEEGGNDRYDLIEELAENTAGVLLLTATPEQLGVESHFARLRLLDPQRFSSLERFLDEETQYQQTAKIAEVLMSDQPLAPEHLSALEGLLGHSIEDQPDQRFRAIHELLDRHGTGRILFRNTREAIQGFPGRDCQPAPLPAPEDWSKDGKLREQMWPEEAQLDGSWMQNDPRVLWVMEILRKDLKHKKVLLIARSGPVVEALENVLRLHAGIRTAMFHEGMSLLERDQAAAYFAEESYGAQILLCSEIGSEGRNFQFASDLILFDLPANPDVLEQRIGRLDRIGQENRIQIHVPYLVGTAQERMFRWYNEALNIFSNISPTAQTLQENFIVELKDCLLADQGQTFEDLLEEVNVQRQALEAELQAGRDRLLEYNSCRPIVAQEIVQALEDYDDNTTLPMFVKRFMSSTNIDFDEQSNGTVIIRPTDQMQVQGLALDEEGMTATFYRDQAQLREDAQYLTLEHPFIESVMEMIRTQSFGSTNVAVLKSNALKQGSVLIEVWFKVDVVAPKALNLPSSLPKQLIRVLLSETGQDLSEKIDPAILKPYLHHLDGNSCRQVVKARRDIIEQRYKQALDIAKVDLPQLQQQAKEHYGNKWQYEIDRLTYLKQFNPSIRQDEIERLQKLQKEGLSLLDGLTVTPEAIQVLVVVKP
- a CDS encoding isochorismatase, which gives rise to MFYPLPRKIQLAANTSNWSIESTQSILLMVGLNELEKSPDWAHQPLADHLELLSKRAQALEIPVIFIDASQLQQTMLQLGQRLSSNSKAQVVMAGDLSPLFKQVMQLVLSITDYVAIVNDAILAANLEQHIQWVEKISFDHIKHLNTQTLMRLWSLSAPSEYILSDKGILLAIAEQVGRHPMEIHPEIDLRNYGLDQSAVDYLVELWRANGASLSTEEIMQAPTLQHIMQLLKP
- the hemL gene encoding glutamate-1-semialdehyde 2,1-aminomutase, coding for MSLSPKQEQLFKQASKHIPGGVNSPVRAFNGVGGTPVFIEKAKGAYLWDVDGKRYVDYVGSWGPMILGHAHPEIIKAVQTAAEDGLSFGAPTVHETTLADIICEIMPSIELVRMTNSGTEATMTAIRLARGYTGRDKIVKFEGCYHGHSDSLLVKAGSGLLTLGEGEPTSKGVPVDFAKHTLTLPYNDIAALKECFAKFGHEIAGVIIEPVAGNMNMVKPIDGFLQAIRDVCDEYKSVFIIDEVMTGFRVALGGAQSVYNVKPDLTTLGKIIGAGLPVGAFGGKREIMECIAPLGGVYQAGTLSGNPLAMRAGIEMFKHLRQPDFYSNLSAQLEKLLAGLQAAANEAGIPFKTQQAGAMFGLYFTDQEDITSFDSMLACDIEAFKKFFHGMLKRGVNLAPSAFEAGFISSAHSDEDIEYTIQAAKETFAEMK
- a CDS encoding RluA family pseudouridine synthase, which gives rise to MSDFLSEHLIYRDDDFMVIHKPSDILSVPGKGDLHDSVLTRLVAIEPKTLLIHRLDRDTSGILVFGLSKRGQSAIARQFQDRQTSKIYEALVAGHLEGEGTVDIPVIYDPSRPPLHIVDASHNKPALTHWQAVEHFQIQGQPVTRVKLTPITGRSHQLRVHMQYLGHPIVGDTLYATSEQQLVPRLCLHAKQLSFNHPVTAETLTFDCPVPF